The following are from one region of the Stigmatella ashevillena genome:
- a CDS encoding ABC transporter permease, whose translation MRRILNRPELGAAFGVVAVWLFFASYAGGSGFLSPAGAATYLEIASELGLLAVAVSMLMIAGEFDLSVGSTIAACGMTISLLCDRLGWSIWAAIAVAAVLSLCVGLANGLVVTRTKLPSFIVTLGTLFILSGSTIGVTRLVTGRTQVGGLRQALHYGSAEALFASRIGVFSVSILWWIGITVLASWVLLRTRFGNWIFGAGGAPDAARNLGVPVARVKIAMFMTTSLCACLIATFQAVKFTGSDVLRGTGKELEAILAAVLGGTLLTGGHGSVLGAALGALIFGMVQQGIVFAGVDSDWYKVFLGAMLIGAVLVNTYVRGWMVEARR comes from the coding sequence ATGCGCAGAATCCTGAATCGCCCAGAGCTGGGGGCCGCCTTCGGTGTGGTGGCGGTCTGGTTGTTCTTCGCCAGTTATGCGGGGGGCTCGGGTTTTCTTTCCCCGGCCGGGGCCGCGACCTACCTGGAGATTGCCTCCGAGCTGGGCCTGCTGGCCGTCGCCGTCTCGATGTTGATGATCGCCGGCGAGTTCGATCTGTCGGTGGGCTCGACGATCGCCGCCTGCGGCATGACCATCTCGTTGCTGTGCGACCGGCTGGGCTGGTCGATCTGGGCGGCCATCGCGGTGGCGGCCGTGCTCTCGCTGTGCGTGGGCCTGGCCAACGGGCTGGTGGTGACGCGCACGAAGCTGCCCTCGTTCATCGTCACCCTGGGCACGTTGTTCATCCTCAGCGGGAGCACCATCGGCGTCACCCGCCTGGTGACAGGCCGCACGCAAGTGGGCGGGCTGCGCCAGGCGCTCCACTACGGCTCGGCCGAGGCGCTGTTCGCCAGCCGGATCGGCGTCTTCTCCGTGTCCATTCTCTGGTGGATCGGCATCACGGTGCTGGCGAGCTGGGTGCTCTTGCGCACGCGCTTCGGCAACTGGATCTTCGGGGCAGGGGGCGCGCCGGACGCCGCGCGCAACCTCGGCGTCCCGGTGGCCCGGGTGAAGATCGCGATGTTCATGACGACGTCTCTTTGCGCGTGCCTCATCGCCACGTTCCAGGCCGTCAAGTTCACCGGCTCGGATGTGCTGCGTGGGACGGGCAAGGAGCTGGAGGCGATCCTCGCGGCGGTGCTCGGGGGCACGTTGCTGACGGGCGGCCATGGCTCCGTGCTCGGCGCCGCGCTGGGGGCGCTCATCTTCGGCATGGTCCAGCAGGGCATCGTGTTCGCGGGGGTCGACTCCGATTGGTACAAGGTCTTCCTCGGGGCGATGTTGATCGGCGCCGTGCTCGTCAACACCTATGTCCGGGGCTGGATGGTGGAGGCGCGGCGATGA
- the nth gene encoding endonuclease III: protein MVPAQPIPSLLQQLRQAHPDARYELNWTTPFELLVATLLAAQCTDERVNRVTATLFQKYRGPQDFAQADTGALEEDLRPTGFYKQKAKAVQTMSRELLERFGGEVPQTLEQLVTLPGVARKTANVVLNTAFQLPSGVIVDTHVVRVSQRMGLTKKKKPEDIEQELMRLVPQDQWTFFGPAMVLHGRYTCMARKPQCGACPMAAFCPKIGVEEG from the coding sequence ATGGTTCCCGCCCAACCCATTCCCTCCCTTCTCCAGCAGCTCCGACAGGCTCATCCCGATGCCCGCTATGAGCTGAACTGGACGACCCCTTTCGAATTGCTCGTGGCCACCCTCCTGGCCGCGCAGTGCACGGATGAGCGCGTCAACCGGGTGACCGCCACGCTCTTCCAGAAGTACCGGGGGCCGCAGGACTTCGCCCAGGCAGACACCGGGGCACTCGAGGAGGACCTCCGGCCCACGGGCTTCTACAAACAGAAGGCGAAGGCCGTGCAGACCATGAGCCGGGAGCTGCTGGAGCGGTTTGGTGGCGAGGTGCCCCAGACCCTCGAGCAGCTCGTGACGCTGCCCGGCGTGGCCCGCAAGACGGCGAACGTCGTCCTCAACACCGCCTTCCAGCTGCCCTCGGGCGTTATCGTCGACACCCACGTGGTCCGGGTCAGTCAGCGGATGGGACTCACGAAGAAGAAGAAGCCCGAGGACATCGAGCAGGAGCTGATGCGCTTGGTACCCCAGGACCAGTGGACCTTCTTCGGCCCCGCCATGGTGCTCCATGGCCGGTATACCTGCATGGCCCGCAAGCCCCAGTGCGGCGCCTGCCCCATGGCGGCCTTCTGCCCGAAGATCGGGGTGGAGGAGGGGTGA
- a CDS encoding sugar ABC transporter substrate-binding protein, translating to MRSQRFRAVMACLAVVLATACTKSEPSAPAQQAPAPQAPSAPRKNITLAVVTHGQASDTFWSVVKNGVNNAAQDLGVTVTYNAPQTFDMVAMSRLIDAEVAKKPDGLVVSIPDPEALSRSIKAAVDAGIPVISINSGSDVYKQLGVLLHVGQTEYEAGAGGGEKMAATGVKNVLCVNHEVGNASLDLRCKGFLDAVAKAGGTGRVLSVNAADPTDSQQKVSAALSGGVDGILTLGPLSSNAALAALKQGGSLGKVKLGTFDLTPDVLSGIQGGELEFAIDQQQYLQGYLPIVLLTQYKQFGVLPAGGVLPTGPGFVTRETAARVIELSKQGIR from the coding sequence ATGCGTTCCCAAAGGTTCCGGGCAGTCATGGCTTGTCTGGCCGTCGTGCTGGCCACGGCGTGTACCAAGAGCGAGCCCTCCGCACCGGCGCAGCAGGCACCGGCGCCCCAGGCGCCCAGCGCGCCCCGTAAGAACATCACCCTCGCCGTCGTCACCCATGGCCAGGCCTCCGACACCTTCTGGAGCGTCGTGAAGAATGGGGTGAACAACGCCGCCCAGGATCTCGGGGTGACGGTCACCTACAACGCGCCCCAGACGTTCGACATGGTGGCGATGAGCCGTCTCATCGACGCGGAGGTGGCCAAGAAGCCCGACGGGCTCGTGGTCTCCATTCCGGATCCCGAGGCCCTCTCCCGGTCCATCAAGGCCGCCGTGGACGCGGGCATTCCCGTGATTTCCATCAACTCGGGCAGTGACGTCTACAAGCAGTTGGGCGTGCTGCTCCACGTGGGGCAGACCGAGTATGAGGCCGGCGCGGGCGGCGGCGAGAAGATGGCCGCCACGGGCGTCAAGAACGTGCTCTGCGTGAACCACGAGGTGGGCAATGCCTCGCTGGACCTGCGCTGCAAGGGCTTCCTGGACGCGGTCGCCAAAGCGGGAGGCACCGGCCGGGTGCTCTCCGTGAACGCGGCCGATCCGACGGACTCACAGCAGAAGGTCTCCGCCGCGCTGAGCGGTGGGGTGGACGGCATCCTGACGCTCGGTCCCTTGAGCTCGAACGCGGCGCTGGCCGCGCTGAAGCAGGGCGGCAGCCTGGGCAAGGTGAAGCTGGGCACCTTCGATTTGACCCCGGACGTGCTTTCCGGCATCCAGGGCGGTGAGCTGGAGTTCGCCATCGACCAACAGCAGTACCTTCAGGGGTACCTGCCGATTGTGCTCCTGACGCAGTACAAGCAATTTGGCGTGTTGCCGGCGGGCGGTGTCCTCCCGACCGGTCCAGGGTTCGTGACTCGGGAGACAGCAGCGCGGGTCATCGAACTCAGCAAGCAAGGCATCCGGTAG
- a CDS encoding ATP-binding cassette domain-containing protein, translating into MSGPEVGRSPPLLEVEGLARSFGKVSALEDVSMSVHAGEVMCVLGDNGAGKSTLIKTLSGVHLPDRGRMLLSGEEVRLKSPREARERGIATVYQDLAMVPMLSIVRNFFLGAEPMKGVWPFRWFDLGAADAVVRAELDKMGIRVRDSSEAVGTLSGGERQSIAIARAVYFGARVLILDEPTSALGVKQAGIVLRYVAQARARGCGVILVTHNPHHAWLIGDRFTILNRGRSQGTFSKEQITREELIQRMAGGRELEELTHELGEFTRENGPRVA; encoded by the coding sequence ATGAGTGGCCCGGAGGTGGGACGCAGTCCGCCCCTGCTCGAGGTGGAGGGGCTGGCCCGGTCCTTCGGCAAGGTGTCTGCCCTGGAGGACGTCTCGATGAGCGTGCACGCGGGCGAAGTCATGTGCGTGCTCGGGGACAACGGCGCCGGCAAGTCGACGCTCATCAAGACCCTCTCCGGGGTGCACCTGCCCGACCGGGGGCGGATGCTCCTCTCAGGAGAGGAGGTCCGGCTGAAGTCTCCCCGCGAGGCGCGGGAGCGGGGCATCGCGACCGTGTACCAGGATCTCGCCATGGTCCCGATGCTCTCCATCGTGCGGAACTTCTTCCTGGGGGCCGAGCCCATGAAGGGCGTGTGGCCCTTCCGGTGGTTCGACCTAGGGGCTGCGGACGCAGTCGTCCGCGCGGAGCTCGACAAGATGGGGATCCGCGTCCGGGACAGCTCGGAGGCGGTGGGGACGTTGTCGGGAGGGGAGCGGCAGTCCATCGCCATCGCCCGGGCGGTCTACTTTGGCGCCCGGGTGCTCATCCTCGATGAGCCCACGTCGGCGCTGGGCGTGAAGCAGGCGGGCATCGTGCTGCGCTACGTCGCCCAGGCGCGTGCGCGCGGCTGTGGCGTCATCCTGGTCACGCACAACCCGCACCATGCGTGGCTCATCGGAGACCGCTTCACGATCCTCAACCGGGGCAGGAGCCAGGGCACCTTCTCCAAGGAACAGATCACCCGGGAGGAGCTGATCCAGCGGATGGCGGGTGGGCGTGAGCTGGAGGAGCTCACGCACGAGCTGGGCGAGTTCACGCGAGAGAACGGTCCCCGGGTGGCCTGA